The Neorhizobium sp. NCHU2750 genome contains the following window.
GGCACACCATCTGGTCGAACATGGTGACACCCCACATGTCGCGGCCCTCGAACGGACGCGGCCTGAAATTCAAGGCCGAGATCGGCTGCGTCGGCGAGGCGTGATCCTCCGGGATCGTGCCGCCCGGCGCCGGCTGTTCGGTGACCGGAATGATCGGCTCACCGGTGCGCCGGTCGAGCACGTAGATATCGCCCTGCTTGGTCGGGCCGACCAGCGCCGGCACCACCTGCCCGTCCGACTTTGTCAGGTCGATGAGGACCGGCTGAGCCGGCACGTCCATGTCCCACAGATCGTGATGCACGGTCTGGCGCACCCAGCGGTCGGCGCCGGTATTGATGTCGAGCGCCACGATCGATGACGAGTATTTCTCGACATTGGCCGACCGGCCCATGCCGAGCTGGTCCGGCACCTGGTTGCCGAGCGGCACATAGATGAGGCCGAGCCCCTCGTCGACCGACATCACCGACCAGCTGTTGGGCGAATTGGTCGTATAGGTCTGCCCTTCCGGCAGCGGCTGGGTCTGGGTCGGGTTGCCCGAATCCCAGTTCCAGATCAGTTGGCCGGAATTGACGTCGAAGGCGCGGATGACGCCCGACTGCTCCTCGGTCGAATAATTGTCGTTCACCGCCCCGCCGATGATGATCTTGTTGCCGACGATCGCCGGCGGAGAGGTGGAGTAATAGTAGCCGGCGGGATTGTATTTCATCCCCTTTTCCAGATGCAGCGTGCCGCCCTCGGCAAAGGACGGGCAGACCTCGCCATTCTTGGCATCGAGCGCGATCAGCCTTGCGTCGGATGTCGGCACATAGACGCGCTCGGCGCAGGGCGTGCCGGCAGCGGCCGCCTGATCCTTGTAATAGGAAACGCCGCGGCAGGTCTGGTGCTGGCGATCCGGGTTCATGCCGGAATTGGCATCGAAGCGCCAGATCTGCTTGCCCGTCGTGGCATCGAGCGCGATCGCCAGATTATGCGGCGTGCACAGATAGAGATCGTTGCCGACCTTCAGCGGCGTCACCTGATAGGTGGTCTCGCCCACATCGTCCGGTCGCTTCACGTCGCCGGTCTGATAGCGCCACACCTCCTTGAGATTGGCGACGTTGTCGACATTGATCTGGTCGAGCGGCGAATAGCGCTGGCCATAGGGCGTGCGGCCATATTGATGCCATTCGCCATCCGGCACGTCGCCGCCAAGTGCCGGTGCGGCGGCAACCTTGTCCACCGGCAGGTCGCCGCTCTGGTCGAGCGGATCGAGGAACATCGAGACGATCGCAATCACAACCGACAGCGCGACGGCGGCTGCAAGCGGCCTCGACGTGGCGCTGTAGCGTTCTCCGGTCGGGCTGACGAAGCCGAGCGGCCGTCTTATCCACGGGGTGAGAAGCCACATGCCGAGAAGAATGATGACGCCGCCGCGTGGGCCGAGCTGCCACCAGTCGAGCCCGACTTCCCAGATGGCCCAGGCGAGCGAGGCGACGACGATGATCGCATAAAGCCCGAGCGCTGCCGGTCTGCGCAGTGCCAGAAGCAAAGCGGTCACGAGGAAGCCGAGGCCGCAGAGAACATAATAGGCGCTGCCGCCGAGCGACAGCAGATATGCCCCGCCGCCGGCAAGCGCCAGTCCCATGATTGCGATGATGGTAGCGGTGATGCGGATAGCCATGCACGACCTCGTCTCGACCAGGAGGATGCGGGGGACGGGTGTGCCCGGCACCTGTTCTGCCGCAGCGCCGGCGCGCCGAAGCGGTTCAACTGCAGGGTGGCATTCGCCCTGCCCAATCTTCAATTAGGCGAGGCGCATGGAAAGGACAGAGGCATTGACCTGGAAAAATCGCGAGCCTCGCGGGTGGCACCCAAAACCATTGCCGGAGCCGGGCTTGAAACCTCGCAATCGCACCTATCTCTCCATCGAGAGCGAGGAGTGTGAGAGCGGCATGCCATACGAGCTTTATTACTGGGACGGCATTCAGGGGCGCGGCGAATTCGTGCGGCTGGCGCTGGAGGAAGCCGGTGCCAAATATATCGACAAGGCCCGCAGTTCGTCAGGCGCCCAGACGATGATGGAATTCCTCAAAGGCAGCCACGGGCACGAGCAGACGCCTTTTGCGCCGCCCTTCCTGAAAGACGGCAATGTCGTCGTCTCCCATGTCGCCAATATCCTTCTCTATCTCGGATCGAGGTTGGCGCTCGTCCCCGATGACGAGCAAGCCCGGTATCTCGCAAACGGCTTGCAGCTGACCGTGACCGACTTCGTCGCCGAGGTGCACGACACCCATCATCCGATCAGCACCGGCGACTATTACGAGGATCAGAAACCGGAGGCGAAAGCCCGAGCCACCGCCTTCATCCGCGATCGCATTCCCAAATTCCTCGGCTATTTCGAACGCATTCTCTCCGGCAACCCGGCCCAGAGCGACTTTGCCATCGGCGACCGCCTGTCCTATGTGGATTTGTCGCTGTTCCAGGTGATGGAAGGCCTCGGCTACGCTTTTCCAAGGGCAATGGCAGCGGCTTCAGGAGATTATCCGAAGCTTCGCAAGCTTGCCCGAACGGTCGCGGAAAGGCCCAACATCGCTGCCTATCTCAAATCCGACCGCAGGCTCCCCTTCAACCAATCCGGCATATTCCGTCATTACCCGGAGCTCGACCTGGCATGAACGGCCAAGCGGCCTCTACTCGGCTTCACGCGCTGAGGCCTGCCTCGCTGTTCAGCCCACCTCTTCGCCAAGCTCCTGCAGGATCTGGTGGCGCGCCCGGTTGAGGCGGCTCTTGACGGTGCCGACGGCGCAATCGCAGATCACCGCCGTCGCCTCGTAGCTTTCGCCCAGAATGGCGACCAGCGTCAACACCTCGCGGTAATGCGGCGGCAGCTTCTGCAGCGCGCGCTGCACCTCTCTTGCCCGCGCCACACTCTCCTGCGACGCCTCGATCGGCATGTCACCGGACACGTTCTCTTCCGCACCCGGCGCCTCGCGGCCGAGAATTCTCGAGCGCGTATAGAACGTGTTGCGCATGATCGTGAACAGCCAGGATTTGAGCTTTGTGCCACGCTCGAACTTGTCGAGATTGGCGAGAGCCTTCATCAGCGTTTCCTGCACGAGATCGTCTGCATCCGCTGGGTTGCGGCAGAATGTGCGGGCAAATGCGCGAAGAGCCGGGATCAGCTTGACTATGTCTTGACGAGCAGGATCACCGTTCAACTGTGAGTCAGACACCGTTGCCTACCTCTCCTCACTCTGATGGGCTGAAATGACGGTGGCAAACGCATGCCTCGCCGATTTGGTTCCGAAAACCGGGAGGCGTTTTTACCAGGCGGAACAAAGCCGCCGACGTGGCCGTTTTATCGGCAGGCACATGAACCATGAGGAGACACGAAAATGGGCATGAACGGCCATTCGGACACGACCCGCAAGCTGCAGACAAAACCGCAGACCAAGGACAGCGCCCGCACCGCGCGCAGCAAGGCAGACCTCGACGAGCAGCTCGATGAGGGGCTTGAGGACACCTTCCCCGCCAGCGACCCGGTCGCCGCAAGCACGACATCGATCCCCGCCGGCACGCCGAAACCGCCGAAGCACTGAGCGGCGCAATGACCATGATGGGCGGACTGGTATCGCGCCGCCCATCCGGTTTTGCCCGTCATTCGCCTGTTTCGGCCATCCGGTTTTGCCGAACCGTCTCCAAAGGTATTCATCTGTGACATTTTCGGGATATCCGAAACGGCAGGTCTTGCTGTAAGGAAATCTAATGTAGGGTTCGTGGCTGGACGCGTTTGCCGGATGTTTTTCCGGCGCTTCTTACGTCAGGGGTCGGGATGGCGAAGGACATTGCTCAGGTCGATGAGCGGGAGGCTAGGATGGGACGCCGCGTCAATGGCAAGGTCTCGGTTCTGCTGACGGAGATCGAAAAGGAAGAAATTCCCGATCGCCTGCTCGAACTGGCCCGCAAGCTCCAGAGCGCCCTTAGCGAAAAGCAGCAGGGCTGATTTAAGGCCAATCCACTTCTTCCAACAGGATGACGGCAGCCGCGTCGGCGCGCCGCTTTTTATTCTCGCCTTTTCCGATGGCGAGGAACTTTCGCCACCCCTCCCGGTTAGACGGCCGCAACCGTTATCAGACAACCATCAGGGAGAAACTCAATGGCGACCACCAAGACGCTCAATGATCTTTTCTATGAAACGCTGAAGGACATCTATTACGCCGAACGGCAGATCGTGAAGGCCTTGCCGAAAATGGCCCGCGGCGCCCAAGACCCGAAGCTCAAGGCCGCCTTCGAAAATCACAAGGAAGAAACCGAGGGCCAGATCGAGCGCCTGAAACAGGTCTTCGAGATCATCGGCAAGCGCGCCCAGGGCAAGACCTGCGATGCGATCGAAGGCATTCTGTCCGAGGGTGAGGAAGTGATGGAGGAGTTCAAGGGCACGCCCGCCCTCGATGCCGGCCTTCTCGCCGCAGCCCAGGCCGTCGAACATTACGAAATCAGCCGTTACGGCACGCTGCGCGCCTGGGCCGAGCAACTCGGTCTCAACAAGGTCGTGCCACTGCTCGACGAAACGCTGCAGCAGGAATCCAAGGCAGATGATCTGTTGACCGACATTGCCGAAACCGCCGTCAACACGGCAGCGAAAAAGGCGGCCTGATCAACACCCTGAAATGCGG
Protein-coding sequences here:
- a CDS encoding glutathione S-transferase gives rise to the protein MPYELYYWDGIQGRGEFVRLALEEAGAKYIDKARSSSGAQTMMEFLKGSHGHEQTPFAPPFLKDGNVVVSHVANILLYLGSRLALVPDDEQARYLANGLQLTVTDFVAEVHDTHHPISTGDYYEDQKPEAKARATAFIRDRIPKFLGYFERILSGNPAQSDFAIGDRLSYVDLSLFQVMEGLGYAFPRAMAAASGDYPKLRKLARTVAERPNIAAYLKSDRRLPFNQSGIFRHYPELDLA
- a CDS encoding sigma-70 family RNA polymerase sigma factor, which translates into the protein MSDSQLNGDPARQDIVKLIPALRAFARTFCRNPADADDLVQETLMKALANLDKFERGTKLKSWLFTIMRNTFYTRSRILGREAPGAEENVSGDMPIEASQESVARAREVQRALQKLPPHYREVLTLVAILGESYEATAVICDCAVGTVKSRLNRARHQILQELGEEVG
- a CDS encoding ferritin-like domain-containing protein; translated protein: MATTKTLNDLFYETLKDIYYAERQIVKALPKMARGAQDPKLKAAFENHKEETEGQIERLKQVFEIIGKRAQGKTCDAIEGILSEGEEVMEEFKGTPALDAGLLAAAQAVEHYEISRYGTLRAWAEQLGLNKVVPLLDETLQQESKADDLLTDIAETAVNTAAKKAA
- a CDS encoding glucose/quinate/shikimate family membrane-bound PQQ-dependent dehydrogenase; protein product: MAIRITATIIAIMGLALAGGGAYLLSLGGSAYYVLCGLGFLVTALLLALRRPAALGLYAIIVVASLAWAIWEVGLDWWQLGPRGGVIILLGMWLLTPWIRRPLGFVSPTGERYSATSRPLAAAVALSVVIAIVSMFLDPLDQSGDLPVDKVAAAPALGGDVPDGEWHQYGRTPYGQRYSPLDQINVDNVANLKEVWRYQTGDVKRPDDVGETTYQVTPLKVGNDLYLCTPHNLAIALDATTGKQIWRFDANSGMNPDRQHQTCRGVSYYKDQAAAAGTPCAERVYVPTSDARLIALDAKNGEVCPSFAEGGTLHLEKGMKYNPAGYYYSTSPPAIVGNKIIIGGAVNDNYSTEEQSGVIRAFDVNSGQLIWNWDSGNPTQTQPLPEGQTYTTNSPNSWSVMSVDEGLGLIYVPLGNQVPDQLGMGRSANVEKYSSSIVALDINTGADRWVRQTVHHDLWDMDVPAQPVLIDLTKSDGQVVPALVGPTKQGDIYVLDRRTGEPIIPVTEQPAPGGTIPEDHASPTQPISALNFRPRPFEGRDMWGVTMFDQMVCRIWLKTMDYQGQYTPPSLKGTIVYPGNFGTFNWGSVAVDPERMVMFGMPTYLAFTSQLVPRADVPPKGQDEKGSEQGLNRNDGAPYGVYMGPFLGPLKIPCQAPPWGYVAGVDLRTGKTVYKHRNGTVHDMTPLPLPFKVGVPGIGGPMITKGGVAFLGAAVDDYLRAYNLTNGRQLWEARLPAGGQATPMTYAVDDGRQFVVIVAGGHGSVGTRPGDYVIAYALPR